In one window of Chiloscyllium plagiosum isolate BGI_BamShark_2017 chromosome 44, ASM401019v2, whole genome shotgun sequence DNA:
- the LOC122543575 gene encoding zinc finger protein 497-like, producing MREAEGVAERGPARSPGSERPAAKEEGAALERPHTCWACGRGFRRASDLGRHVRGHAGERPYPCSECGKAFARSSSLLRHRLVHTEERPFRCPDCGGRYKGPADLASHRRLHSDRRPFACPDCGKGCKSASNLASHRRVHGEARPFRCPDCGKGFKSRGNLAAHGLVHSGERPFRCGDCPKTFKGTAELRRHRLVHAEGRPFRCPDCGRGYKRPGNLLAHRRVHSDEWPFGCPECGRRFRSPGELASHRCVHTDRRPHPCPECGRRFKSRGNLGAHRRRHAQERPHACPDCGKRARSAGELASHRGRHSQERPYPCGDCGKRFKSAGELILHQRVHTEERPFRCSRCGAGFRQSSHLTTHRRVHTGERPFTCAECGKAFTRTCYLLTHQRVHH from the coding sequence ATGAGAGAGGCGGAGGGAGTTGCGGAGCGCGGACCGGCTCGGAGCCCCGGATCAGAGCGCCCGGCCGCCAAGGAAGAGGGCGCCGCTCTGGAGAGACCGCACACCTGCTGGGCGTGCGGGCGAGGCTTCCGGCGGGCGTCCGACCTGGGGCGGCACGTGCGCGGCCACGCCGGCGAGAGGCCGTACCCCTGCTCCGAGTGCGGCAAGGCCTTCGCCCGCTCCTCCTCCCTGCTGCGGCACCGGCTGGTCCACACCGAGGAGCGGCCGTTCCGCTGCCCGGACTGCGGGGGGCGCTACAAGGGCCCGGCCGACCTGGCCTCCCACCGGCGCCTGCACTCCGACCGGCGGCCCTTCGCCTGCCCCGACTGCGGCAAGGGCTGCAAGAGCGCCAGCAACCTGGCCTCCCACCGGCGGGTGCACGGCGAGGCCAGGCCCTTCCGGTGCCCCGACTGCGGCAAGGGCTTCAAGAGCCGGGGGAACCTGGCGGCCCACGGGCTGGTCCActccggggagaggccgttccgCTGCGGCGACTGCCCGAAGACCTTCAAGGGCACCGCGGAGCTCCGCCGGCACCGGCTGGTGCACGCCGAGGGGAGACCGTTCCGGTGCCCGGACTGCGGGCGCGGCTACAAGCGCCCGGGCAACCTGCTggcccaccggcgggtccacagcGACGAGTGGCCCTTCGGGTGCCCGGAGTGCGGCCGCCGCTTCAGGAGCCCGGGGGAGCTGGCGTCCCACCGGTGCGTCCACACCGACCGGCGTCCCCACCCTTGCCCGGAGTGCGGCCGCCGCTTCAAGAGCCGGGGGAACCTGGGGGCCCACCGGCGGCGCCACGCCCAGGAGCGGCCCCACGCCTGCCCGGACTGCGGCAAGCGGGCGCGGAGCGCCGGGGAGCTGGCCTCCCACCGGGGGCGCCACTCCCAGGAGAGGCCCTACCCGTGCGGGGACTGCGGCAAGCGCTTCAAGAGCGCCGGCGAGCTGATCctccaccagcgggtccacaccgagGAGAGGCCTTTCCGCTGCTCCCGCTGCGGGGCCGGCTTCCGGCAGTCCTCCCACCTGACCAcgcaccggcgggtccacaccggggagaggccgttcacctgcgcCGAGTGTGGCAAGGCCTTCACTCGGACCTGTTACctcctgacccaccagcgggttcACCACTGA